A section of the Arabiibacter massiliensis genome encodes:
- a CDS encoding response regulator transcription factor, producing MKLLIVEDNRPLSNALARSLEGAYDIDQAFDGEEGLFYAAQDVYDLVVLDVMLPERDGFSVLEELRERGVDTPVLMLTAKSATADKLRGLRAGADDYLPKPFDRDELTARIEAILRRATGRRDVRTIAFKDLVLHTQTKRAEIAGEPVPLKGKQYDILEYLVGHEGGLVSKDQLFDKVWGFLSDTSSNVVEVYVSALRKALAPSGYDRYLRTIRGAGYLFGEDDHV from the coding sequence GTGAAACTGCTGATAGTGGAGGACAACCGGCCCCTTTCGAACGCCCTGGCCCGCAGCTTGGAGGGCGCCTACGACATCGACCAGGCCTTCGACGGCGAGGAGGGCCTGTTCTACGCCGCGCAGGATGTGTACGACCTGGTGGTGCTCGACGTGATGCTGCCCGAACGCGACGGATTCTCCGTTCTGGAGGAGCTGCGGGAGCGCGGCGTGGACACGCCGGTGCTCATGCTCACCGCCAAGAGCGCGACGGCCGACAAGCTGCGCGGCCTGCGCGCGGGCGCCGACGACTACCTTCCCAAGCCCTTCGACCGCGACGAGCTGACGGCGCGCATCGAGGCCATCCTGCGCCGCGCGACGGGCCGCCGCGACGTGCGCACCATCGCGTTCAAGGACCTCGTGCTGCACACGCAGACGAAGCGGGCCGAGATCGCGGGTGAGCCGGTGCCCCTCAAAGGAAAGCAGTACGACATCCTCGAGTACCTGGTGGGCCATGAGGGCGGCCTCGTGTCGAAGGACCAGCTGTTCGACAAGGTGTGGGGATTCCTCTCCGACACGTCCTCCAACGTCGTGGAGGTGTACGTGAGCGCGCTGCGCAAGGCGCTGGCGCCTTCGGGATACGACCGCTACCTGCGCACCATCCGCGGAGCGGGCTACCTGTTCGGCGAGGACGACCATGTCTGA
- a CDS encoding ATP-binding protein — translation MSERTLIRRELARQTALLFVVFALLFSLLGAGIYSMVSASIYRTADASLRELQAGGGSVTADKPASSSVDGDPDPGGAEDAASLTVTIAQQDIVEANPQIITLLRDEDGALVDTVGLYERYPAYLAELPFDANDLGNIRQTSAGGHTYRTIAYASGEDGGAAFMQALVNVDAELAILDGFTRTLVIYLAVAVAASAAASYLLSRRMLKPIVANWQAQTEFVQNASHELRTPLAVIQATGELLLDHPGERIVDRFEDVNVITTETKRLSRLVDDLMALSLDDAGRAEPALGAVDVDALVRDMADAYRDLAEAQGKRLHAEAAFDGTVQADADKLRQLLGILLDNALKYTEAGDEVRLSTRAEGARCIIEVADIGCGIDPAECERVFERFYRADKARSRETGGHGLGLSLAKGIVEAHGGTIMLKANEPRGTVAVVTLRPLPS, via the coding sequence ATGTCTGAGCGGACGCTCATCCGCCGCGAGCTGGCCCGGCAGACCGCGCTCCTGTTCGTGGTGTTCGCGCTGCTGTTCTCGCTTCTGGGCGCGGGCATCTACTCCATGGTGAGCGCGAGCATCTACCGCACAGCCGACGCAAGCCTGCGGGAGCTACAGGCGGGAGGCGGCTCCGTGACGGCGGACAAGCCCGCCAGCAGCAGCGTGGACGGCGATCCCGATCCCGGCGGTGCCGAGGACGCGGCGTCGCTCACCGTCACCATCGCGCAGCAGGACATCGTGGAGGCCAACCCGCAGATCATCACGCTTCTGCGCGACGAGGACGGGGCGCTGGTGGACACGGTGGGCCTCTACGAGCGCTATCCGGCGTACCTGGCCGAGCTGCCCTTCGACGCGAACGACCTGGGGAACATCCGCCAGACGTCAGCGGGCGGGCACACCTACCGCACCATCGCCTACGCCAGCGGCGAGGACGGGGGCGCCGCCTTCATGCAGGCGCTCGTGAACGTGGACGCCGAGCTGGCCATCCTGGACGGCTTCACGCGCACGCTCGTCATCTACCTGGCCGTAGCCGTGGCGGCGTCGGCGGCAGCCAGCTATCTGCTGTCGCGGCGCATGCTCAAGCCCATCGTGGCGAACTGGCAGGCCCAGACGGAATTCGTGCAGAACGCCTCGCACGAGCTGCGCACGCCGCTCGCCGTCATCCAGGCAACCGGCGAGCTCCTGCTGGACCATCCGGGCGAGCGCATCGTGGACCGGTTCGAGGACGTGAACGTCATCACGACGGAGACGAAGCGCCTCTCGCGACTGGTGGACGACCTCATGGCGCTCTCGCTCGACGACGCGGGGCGCGCGGAACCGGCCCTCGGCGCGGTGGACGTGGATGCGCTCGTGCGCGACATGGCCGACGCCTACCGGGATCTCGCCGAGGCGCAGGGCAAGCGCCTGCATGCGGAAGCGGCCTTCGACGGCACCGTCCAGGCCGATGCCGACAAGCTGCGCCAGCTGCTGGGCATCCTTCTGGACAACGCGCTCAAGTACACCGAGGCCGGCGACGAGGTGCGCCTGTCGACGCGGGCCGAGGGGGCGCGTTGCATCATCGAGGTTGCCGACATCGGCTGCGGCATCGACCCCGCAGAGTGCGAGCGCGTCTTCGAGCGCTTCTACCGCGCCGACAAGGCCCGCTCGCGGGAAACCGGCGGCCACGGCCTGGGGCTTTCGCTCGCGAAGGGCATCGTGGAGGCGCACGGCGGCACCATCATGCTCAAGGCCAACGAGCCCCGCGGCACCGTGGCCGTCGTCACGCTGCGTCCGCTGCCATCCTGA
- a CDS encoding PaaI family thioesterase, producing the protein MTFADALGIRVESADEQRVEAVMPITPEVLQPFGFVHGGATIALLETAASIGAELRANLDEERPFGVDVHVRHRKSGRAGTLRGVAELDREEPSRAAGMKQFWRVAAYDDAGDVVSEGEVVTKIVSLDYLARKNRERATAKELPLSS; encoded by the coding sequence GTGACGTTCGCAGACGCACTGGGGATACGGGTCGAATCGGCCGACGAGCAGCGCGTGGAGGCCGTGATGCCCATCACGCCGGAGGTGCTCCAGCCCTTCGGCTTCGTGCACGGCGGGGCCACCATCGCGCTTCTGGAGACGGCGGCCAGCATCGGCGCCGAGCTGCGCGCGAACCTCGACGAGGAGCGCCCGTTCGGCGTGGACGTGCACGTGCGGCACCGCAAGAGCGGTCGCGCGGGCACGTTGCGCGGCGTGGCCGAGCTCGACCGCGAGGAGCCGTCGCGCGCGGCGGGCATGAAGCAGTTCTGGCGCGTGGCCGCCTACGACGACGCGGGCGACGTGGTGTCGGAAGGCGAGGTGGTGACGAAGATCGTGAGCCTGGACTACCTGGCCCGGAAGAACCGCGAGCGCGCAACCGCGAAGGAGCTCCCCCTGTCATCCTGA